The Candidatus Methylomirabilota bacterium nucleotide sequence GGCTCGGGCCTGCCTCCCCCCAGAGCCACGCAAGCTCGGAGCCACGCGGCGCCTGGGCGACCGGGCCGGGACAGCACCGCCCCGAGGGAGTACCCCGGGGCGGCGAGGCGGGGCCGGCATGGGGCGGCGGGCGGACGCTACTTCACCCAGGCGACCTCCGACAGGTCCAGCGAGGGCGTCGGGAGATCCTTCCAGATTCCCTGCACGCCCTTCTTGGCCGCCACGATCCGTGGGTAGACGTAGAGCCAGACCACCGGGGCCTCCTCGACCATGATCTTCTGGAGCTCTCCGTAGAGGGCGCGCCGCTTGGCGTCGTCGAGCGTCCGCTCCGACTCCTTGAAGACCTCCTGGAAACGCGGGCTGTCGTAGCGGAAGTAGTACTTGGGGTTGGCGTAGTTCCCGGCATCCCACGCCTCGGCGTGGCCGATGATCGTCAGGTCGTAGTCCGCGTTCTTGTAGACCCGGTCGAGCCACTGACCCCACTCGATCTGCTCGAGCTTCGCGCGGATCCCCACCTTGGCGAGCTGCCCCACGATCACCTCGCCCGTCCGCACGGTGTACGGATACTGCGGCGGGACCCGGAGGACGGCGTCGAAGCCGTGCGGGTAGCCGGCCTCGGCCAGCAGTTGCTTGGCCTTCTCGGGACTGTAGGCCATCGCCTTGGCCATGTCGACGAAGTACGGATTCAGCGGGTCGACGTTGGTCCCGAGGATGCGGCCGAAGCCGAACATCGCGCCCTTGACGATCTCGTCCTTGTTGACGGCATAGGTGATGGCACGCCGCACCCGCACATCCGCGTACGGCTTCTTCGCATTGTTGAGCGCGAGGATCACGTCGTTGGTCGTCTCCCCCAGGATCAGCTGCAAGTTCGGCGCGCGGCGGACGACCTCGATCGACTCGGGTCCCAGACCGAACGCCAGCACGTCGATGTCGCCGGCCTGGAGCGCGGCCAGCGCGGCATTGGGGTCCGGGATGAATCGGAAGGTCACCTGGTCGAGCCGGGGCAGCCCCTTCCCGTGGTAGTCCGGGTACCTCTTCAGGACGATCCGGTCGCCGCGGTCCCAGCGGGCCAGTGTAAAGGGGCCGGTGCCGACGGGCTGGGATCGGAGCTGCTCCACCGCCTCGCGGGGGTACATCACCGAGCCCTGGCGCGCGAGGTTGTAGAGGAACATGGCGTTCGGCTGCTTGAGGGTGACCGTGACCGTGTGCTCGTCCTTGACGTGGATCGTCGCGATGTCCTCGTAGTGCTTGACGTGGGGATGCTTCGTCTCGGGGTTCCGGGCGCGGTCGAGGACATACTTGACGTCCTCGGCCGTGAAGGGCCGGCCGTTGTGGAACCTGACCCCTCGCTTCAGGAAGAAGGTGTAGTTCAGGTTGTCCGCCGTGTGCCATCGCTCGGCGAGCCACGGCACGAGCGTCCCGTGCTGGTCCACCTTCACGAGCGCTTCCTGGACGTTGTAGAAGACGACGGCCGCGGTCGCGGAGGCCGGCGTCGCCGTCAGGTCGAGTCCGGGCGGCTCCGAGGTGACCTGCACCATGAGCGCGGCGGCGGGCGCGGGCGGCTGGGCCGGGCTGGCCACCGGGAGCGTGGCCAGGGCCAGGATGAGCACGAGGACCGGCGCGGAACGGAATCGGCTCATGACGGGGGCCTCCGCGTGGACGAGGCAGTAGATCTGGCGCACACTATACTCGAAGCGTCGCCCGACCCACAAGGAGGACGCCATGCGATACCGCATCATCGGGGTCTTCGGAGCGCTCGCGCTCTTCGCCGCGGGCGCCGGCACCGGCTGGCACAGCCGGGCCGCCTGGTCCCAGCCGGCCGGCCGTCGCATGAGCACCGACGTCCTGTTCCGCCAGACCACGGATGAGATCCCCCGCCCGGTGGCGCTCAGGGTTCACCTGAACCGCTGGGATCCGGGCTCGGAGACGGGCCGTCATGACCACCCGGGCCCCGTCCTCCACTACGTCCTCGAGGGCGAACTCGAAAACATCCGCGACAACGGCACCGACGTCATGCGGGCGGGCGAGGTCAAGTGGGAGCAGCCGCGGGTCCCTCACAATGTCCGGAACGTCCAGAAGCGCCCGGCCCGCGTCCTCACCATCCACTTCGATCCGGCCACGTAGCCGGTGTCGCGTCTGGTAAACTGCCTGACGAACGTCGAGCCGGGCAGCCCGAGCGCCGCCCCGAGAGAAAGGAGAGCCGAGATGCGCAAGCCGACTCTGGCCGCCGTCGCTCTCGTGGTCGTGGTGGCCGTCATCGCGAGCGGGTCATTCGCCGCCGCCCCCAAGGCGTACCAGTTCACCGGAACGGTGACCCTGTTCGACCCCAAGGCCAAGAAGATCGCCGTGGACAAGGACGGGGACGTGTGGGAGTTCTCCACCGACGGCCTCAAGGACCTCAAGGTCAAGAAGGGCGACAAGGTCACGGTGAACTACCAGATGGTGGCGAAGAAGATCGAGACGAAGTAGCCGGGCGCACCGGCCGAGCATCGCGCCGCGCTCCGGCAGGAGCTCAGCGTTCCGGCGAACGGGGCCGCCACTCCACGGCGCCGACCTCGGTGAGCTGCCGGAGGGCCCGCGCCACGTCGGGCTCCGCGAGCCCGAGACCCCGCGCCACCTCGTCCGCTGTCCGCGCCCCGTCGAGCGCCGCCAGCAGACGCTCGACCAGCTCCGGGCAGCGCACCGTCGTGACCCGCCCCGCGGGCGACAGCGCGACGAGCAGGCGCGTCGAGCCGGGCGACGGGTCGGGTAGGCGGGCGTCCCCCCGTCGGACAGCGGTCACCAGGCCCGTCACGTCCCACTCGAAGACGCAGACCCGCGCTCGCGCCGATCGGACGGGCGCCTCGCCGCCGGCGGCCCCGGCATCCCAACACCGCGGACCGGCCTCGACGCGGAAGAGCGCCCCTTCGTAGCCGAGCAGGTCGCGGCCGTACGGGATCCCGGTCAGGAGAGGAGCCATCCGGGCCTCGACGAGAGCGGCGACCCGCTCCGCGGTCTCCGTCGACCCCACGTCGGCCGATTCGAGGAGAGCGTCGAAAGCCGGGCCGTCGAGGACGTCGAGGAGGTCCTCGCCTCGATCCCGGGCGAGCCGGCGGCTCGCCGCGAACAGGCGGACGATGCGCTCCCGATAGAAGTGGCGCCCCATGAAGCGCGCGAGCCGGCGGAGGCGCTCGCCGTCGGCCTGACGCAGGACAGCCGCCTCGTCGGCGCCGAGCAGCGCGTCCGCCGCGGTATCCTCCGGCCGGGCGAGCCGCCGCCGGAGCCCGGCGCTCGTCAGCACGCGGAGCAGCGCGTCGTGGAGGCTTCGGCCGGTCACGCGGGCCTCATGCCGGCTGCGAGCGAGCACGACCCGGGGCGAAGGCCGTCGGGTCAGGCCTCACGCCGGCAGGCCGAAGGCGTCGCGAATGGCCCTGACGCCCGCCCGCAGCACCTCGGCGGTCAGCGCGCTCGAGAAGGCATCGAAGGTGACCGCCCGGAGCCCGGGCGCGCGAGCGGCCGCGTAGAGGGCGAGCTCCAGGATCTCCCGATCGGGGACCGCGGCGCCGATCCAGGGTCCGTCCAGGTCCCGGTCGGGCTCGACGCCCGCCACGTGGAGCTCGACGATCCGCTCGAGCGGCAGGGCCGCGACGAAGTCCTGCGGCGGCACGCCCGCGTAGTGGGCGGACAGCCAGGCATGGGAGATGTCGAGCAGCATGCCGCAGCCGCTCTCCGCGTAGAACCGGCGGACGAACTCGATCTCGCCGAGCTGAGGCATCGGGAGCGCCAGATAGGTCGGGATCGGCTCGAGCACGAGCGGAAGCGCGAGGGCCTCGCGAAGCGCCCGCGCGTTGGCCACGTAGTCCCGGAGCAGGTCTTCCGTGTAGACCGGCGGGAACACGTAATCGACGAAGGCGTCGCCGCCGGTCGTGTGGACGCGCTGGAGGTGCTCGGCGGCCCACGGAGAGCGATAGAGCGCGGCGAGCTGGCGCGCGCGCGCGAGCGCCGGTCCATCGAGCGGCTCGCTGAGCTGTCCGAGGAAATCGTGGAGGAGCAGCACGAAGCGTCCCTGGATGAGGGGAAAGCAGGGATCGTCGGGCCGCGGCGGGTCGGCCATGGCCAGGTGCTCGATCAGCCCGTGGGCCTCGAGGGTCGCCTGGGCGAGATGAGGATTGTAGAAGGCACCGATCGAGAGGGACACCGCCTCACATGATACGGCCCCGGGCGGCGATTGCCACCCGGGGCCGATCTGGGCTCCTCTACCCGAGGAGCTTGTCTAATTGTGTCAGGTGGGGACGACCTCGACGGTGTCGACGACTTCCAGCATTGTCCCGCCCCCTTTCCCGAGTGAGATGAGGTCGCCCACCATCATGACGCAACCATCGGTTCTTCCGCAATAGCAGAGGCCGGATGATCGGGCCAGGCGATGCCACCTCATCGTTGAATCCGTTGGCCGCGGCCTCTCGACTGAGGCGCCTGGAGCGACCCCGGGTCGGCGACCCGAGGCCGCTCCCTCTCACCCGCCCGTCAGGGGCCGAGGAAGGCGCACGCCAGCGCCCCGCCGCGCGCCACGTTGACGATCGGCGCCTGACTGACGCGGCAGTGGAGCCCCAGGTCCCACGGGGCATAGAACAGTCCCAGGGAAAAGTGACAGGGGCCCGCATGGGCGACCCCGTTGCGGAGATAGACCATCATTCGCCGGGTGCCAGGCCGGCGCTCCTGGACGACCCACGCCCCGGGCTCCCGCAGGGCCCGGGCGATCCGCGCCTCCCACTGCGCGGCCGATGCCTCGCGGCCGAGCAGGATCGCCTCGCCGCTCGAGCCGACGTTCGGCTTGATCAGGAGCCGCGCGGCATGCTGGCGCGTGTAGTGAGGAAGGTCGATCCGCCGGGCGTCCGGTCCCTCGGTGAACCGGGCCGAGAGCACGCGCGTCCACGGCACGCACCCGGCGAGGAACCGCCGCTCGGCGGGCGTGAACAGCCCGCGCGTCTCCGGCCGCATGAGACCTTCCAGGAGCCCCTTGTGACCGAACTCGCCGGCGAACCCCGGAACGACGGCGCCGCCCTGGACGAGCGTCCGGAAGGCGGCCAGCCCGGGACGGCGGCCTCCGGGAGGACCGAGCGCGTCATAGGCAAGATCCCGGTACAGGAGGTCCACGCGGAGATCTCGCAAGTACACGCGGCCGCGTACCAGGCGCAGCTCCTCCGGGGTACCGTGGGCGGCCCGGACCCCGCGGTCCACGAATGCTCGGACGAGGCGGGGCAGCTCGCTGTAGCCTTCGACGGGACCGGCCTCCTCGATGAAGGCCACACCGAGCGGCCGAGGTCGCCCGAGACGGCGGGCCACGCGCACCAGCCAGCGGAATGTCAGCGCCAGGAGATCGGGCGGAGCGCCGAGGCGCCGGCGCTCGGCCGGCGTGAATAGGCGCGGAAAGACCTCCCGGGCCAGGATGGCGGCGCCGGCCGTGTGGTTGTAGAGGCCGGCCAGCGCGGTGGCGTTCGTCTCGAACAGGACGGGACGAAGGGAGCCTCCATCCCCGGCCGCCTCGAGCCCCACATCCGGGCGGATCATGAGCGCCCACGGGGCCGGCGGGCCATCGTCGTCGAGGAGCCACTGCTCGGTGGGGGCGCCGAGCGGGCACAGCGCGCGGAAGTCGGCCACGTCCTCGCGGTAACGCGCGGGGGCGCGCGCCTGATAGCGATGGACCAGCTCGGCCAGGCGCTCGAGCGCCGGCAGCCGGCGGCGTGAGACGACGAACGGCGTGAGCGCGATCGGGTGCGGGACCGGGAAGGCCCCGGCCCGGTGTCGATGGAACAGGGCCACTGCCGTCTCGGCGGCCTCGACGGCCCGGTACAGCGCTCCCCGGGCCCGGGCGGGAAGCCGGGCGAGCCGGGCCCGGGCCACCTCCTCGAGCGGGATCATGGCGTCGGCGGAGAGGGTACCACGCCCCGTGACGGCGAGCCGAGAATCGCGGGGACGCCGAGCCGCGCAGCGGCTCCATCGCCGGACTCCATGGCGTGGCCGGTCCGAAGGGGGCCCACCGAGCCGGTGTCGCAATCCCGGTTGAACGACGGCGCTGACCCGGCGTACCATCCGAGCATGGCGCGGATGCCGGAGGCGCGCTCGCTGGCCGTCTGGCGCCGGCGGGCCATCGAACGGATGAGTCGATCGCGCGCCGCCACGCTAGCCCTCCTCGACCGCTTACCCGAGGGGGCGCTCCTCACGGCGCGGACCCAGGGAGACTGGTCCATCAAGGACGTCCTGGTCCACATCGCGGCCTGGGAGGAAGAGGGCCGGCGCCGCCTCGCGCTGATCGCGCGCGGACGCGGGCACCGGATCGTCTGGTACGACACGATGGCCGAGGCCGACCGCTTCAACACGCGGGCCGTCCAGGCCGCGCGCAAGGCGGGGCTGCCCGCGGTGCGCCGCCGCCTCGCCCGGGCGCGCGCCGGGCTGATCCGGACGCTCAAGCGGCTTCCGCCCCGCGCTCTCGCCGACCCGACGCACGACCTGCCCGTCACCCGGTGGCTCCGCGAGTTCGCCTGGACGCACGAGCGGGCGCATCGCCGGGACATCCGCGAGTGGTGGCGAACGGCCCGCGGGCGCTGACCCGGCCAACGAGTCCCGACCGATGGGCGTCGATCCGTTCTTCAACGATCCCTCGACCATCGCGGTCTTCGAGCGCTCCTTCTACGCGGGCGACGAGGCTGCCGAGGAAGTCCAGGAGGTCCTGAGCTGGCGCTCGGTGCCCGGGCGCATCCTCGACGTCGGCTGTAACGCCGGCCTTCATGCGATGGCCTGGGCGCGGCTCGGCGCCGACGTGGTCGCGATCGATTCGGCGCCGGTGGCGATCGAGCTGGCGCGCCAGCGGGCCGCCTCGCTCCGCCCGCCCTCCAGGGTCCGCTTCGAGGTCGCCGACCTCCTGGAAGGCCGGCTCGATCGCTGGGGCCGGTTCGACCTGATCACCGCGCTCGGTGGCGTCTTCAATTGCATCGGACGCGCCGATCTGGTCCCCGCCTTCCGAGCCGTCCACGCCGCGCTGGCGCCGGACGGCGACTTCGTGTTCGACGTGCTCAAGTGGTTTGGCGGCGGGAGAAAGGTCTTCCTGCGCCGGGACGGCCGCGGCGAGCTCAAGATCGTGTGGGAGTTCGACCTCGATCCCGTCGAGGGACGCGGCCGGGTGATCGGCCACTTCCTGGAGACCGGCGCGCTTCAGAACTCCGAGCGCGCCTTCTACACCGTCCCCGAGATCACGACGCTGCTCGGCCTGGCCGGGCTCGAGCGGGTCGACGTGGCCGGGAACCTCGCCTTCTCGGAACCGGTGGCCGCGGCCGAGCCGAGCACGTTCTTTCGGGCTCGCCGCCGACAGCCCGCATGAGCCGCCCCATCGCCGGACCCGACGACGGTGCTCGTCCGAAGGAGCCCGCATGACCTCGAAGCCCGCATTCGACGTCCTGGTGCACAAGAACGTCATGATCCCCATGCGGGACGGCCTCCACCTGGCCGGCGACGTGTACCGCCCGGCCCGCGGCCTCGAGCCGGTCGCCGGGCGGCATCCGGCCCTCCTCGAGCGCACGCCCTACGGAAAGGACCAGGCCGAGCGCGTCGAGCTCAACGGCCTCTGGTATGCCCAGCGCGGTTACGCCGTGGTCATCCAGGACGTCCGCGGCCGCTATCGGTCCGAGGGCGAGTTCAGCTTCCTGCGCCAGGAGCCGGCGGACGGCTACGACACGGTCGAGTGGATCGCCGCTCAGTCGTGGTGCGACGGCCGCGTGGGGACCTTCGGAACCTCCTACATGGGGTGGACCCAATCGGCGCTGGCCGCCCTCAACCCGCCGCACCTCCGGGCGATGTGGGTCAACCAGGGCGGCGCCAACGCCTACACCTCGACCGTCCGCCACAACGGGGCGTTCGAGCTCCGGTTCCTCTGCTGGGCCCTGTGGCAAGGCGCCAAGAGCCGCGAGGCCAAGGCCGATCCCGTCCTCGAGCGCGCCCTGGGGGCGGTGAACGTGCGCGAGTGGCTGACGCGGACCCCGCTCAAGCCCGGCGCGTCCCCGCTGGCGCTGATCCCGCGCTACGAGGCGTGGGCCTTCGAGCTGATCCGCCGGGGCGATTACGACCCCGATTTCTGGGGCGACCCCGGCTTCAACATCGAGGCGCACTTCCCGACTCACGCCGACGTGCCCATGGTCTTCTCGAGCGGCTGGTATGATTCCTACACGCGGGCGACGCTCGAGAGCTTCGCCGGCCTTGGCCGCCTCAAGCGCGGCCCCGTCAAGTGCCTGATGGGCCCCTGGACCCACGGGTACCGGTCGCTCGGCACCACCTTCGCCGGCGACGTCGACTTCGGGGCGGCCGCGGCCGTCGAGTACAACGAGCTGCGCCTCCGCTTCTTCGAGGCCGCCCTCCGCGGCATCCCGACCGGCTGGGCGGACGATCCGCCCCTCCGGCTGTTCGTCATGGGCGGCGGGAGCGGCCGGCGGAGCGCGAGCGGCCGGCTCGACCACGGCGGGCAGTGGCGGGACGAGCACGAGTGGC carries:
- a CDS encoding ABC transporter substrate-binding protein, which produces MASSLWVGRRFEYSVRQIYCLVHAEAPVMSRFRSAPVLVLILALATLPVASPAQPPAPAAALMVQVTSEPPGLDLTATPASATAAVVFYNVQEALVKVDQHGTLVPWLAERWHTADNLNYTFFLKRGVRFHNGRPFTAEDVKYVLDRARNPETKHPHVKHYEDIATIHVKDEHTVTVTLKQPNAMFLYNLARQGSVMYPREAVEQLRSQPVGTGPFTLARWDRGDRIVLKRYPDYHGKGLPRLDQVTFRFIPDPNAALAALQAGDIDVLAFGLGPESIEVVRRAPNLQLILGETTNDVILALNNAKKPYADVRVRRAITYAVNKDEIVKGAMFGFGRILGTNVDPLNPYFVDMAKAMAYSPEKAKQLLAEAGYPHGFDAVLRVPPQYPYTVRTGEVIVGQLAKVGIRAKLEQIEWGQWLDRVYKNADYDLTIIGHAEAWDAGNYANPKYYFRYDSPRFQEVFKESERTLDDAKRRALYGELQKIMVEEAPVVWLYVYPRIVAAKKGVQGIWKDLPTPSLDLSEVAWVK
- a CDS encoding cupin domain-containing protein, with the translated sequence MRYRIIGVFGALALFAAGAGTGWHSRAAWSQPAGRRMSTDVLFRQTTDEIPRPVALRVHLNRWDPGSETGRHDHPGPVLHYVLEGELENIRDNGTDVMRAGEVKWEQPRVPHNVRNVQKRPARVLTIHFDPAT
- a CDS encoding DUF692 family protein codes for the protein MSLSIGAFYNPHLAQATLEAHGLIEHLAMADPPRPDDPCFPLIQGRFVLLLHDFLGQLSEPLDGPALARARQLAALYRSPWAAEHLQRVHTTGGDAFVDYVFPPVYTEDLLRDYVANARALREALALPLVLEPIPTYLALPMPQLGEIEFVRRFYAESGCGMLLDISHAWLSAHYAGVPPQDFVAALPLERIVELHVAGVEPDRDLDGPWIGAAVPDREILELALYAAARAPGLRAVTFDAFSSALTAEVLRAGVRAIRDAFGLPA
- a CDS encoding DinB family protein produces the protein MARMPEARSLAVWRRRAIERMSRSRAATLALLDRLPEGALLTARTQGDWSIKDVLVHIAAWEEEGRRRLALIARGRGHRIVWYDTMAEADRFNTRAVQAARKAGLPAVRRRLARARAGLIRTLKRLPPRALADPTHDLPVTRWLREFAWTHERAHRRDIREWWRTARGR
- a CDS encoding class I SAM-dependent methyltransferase — encoded protein: MGVDPFFNDPSTIAVFERSFYAGDEAAEEVQEVLSWRSVPGRILDVGCNAGLHAMAWARLGADVVAIDSAPVAIELARQRAASLRPPSRVRFEVADLLEGRLDRWGRFDLITALGGVFNCIGRADLVPAFRAVHAALAPDGDFVFDVLKWFGGGRKVFLRRDGRGELKIVWEFDLDPVEGRGRVIGHFLETGALQNSERAFYTVPEITTLLGLAGLERVDVAGNLAFSEPVAAAEPSTFFRARRRQPA
- a CDS encoding CocE/NonD family hydrolase, whose product is MTSKPAFDVLVHKNVMIPMRDGLHLAGDVYRPARGLEPVAGRHPALLERTPYGKDQAERVELNGLWYAQRGYAVVIQDVRGRYRSEGEFSFLRQEPADGYDTVEWIAAQSWCDGRVGTFGTSYMGWTQSALAALNPPHLRAMWVNQGGANAYTSTVRHNGAFELRFLCWALWQGAKSREAKADPVLERALGAVNVREWLTRTPLKPGASPLALIPRYEAWAFELIRRGDYDPDFWGDPGFNIEAHFPTHADVPMVFSSGWYDSYTRATLESFAGLGRLKRGPVKCLMGPWTHGYRSLGTTFAGDVDFGAAAAVEYNELRLRFFEAALRGIPTGWADDPPLRLFVMGGGSGRRSASGRLDHGGQWRDEHEWPLARTRFTPYYLQPGGGLAPTAPPAGEAGSRYQFDPRRPVPTVGGNMSSLVGLMPRSAGAPEIAVEERERDWIGIPGAFDQREAPQFFGCSPPYLPLASRPDVLVFQTESLAADLEVTGPVVVVLHVASDCPDTDFTAKLIDVYPPSPDYPDGYAMNLTDSILRARYRDGDGRARPLAPGRIHRIEFPLYPTANRFAAGHRIRLDVSSSNFPRFDLNPNTGDPLWANTTAKVATNTVFHDAEHASCVVLPVVAG